Proteins encoded within one genomic window of Haematobia irritans isolate KBUSLIRL chromosome 5, ASM5000362v1, whole genome shotgun sequence:
- the Ppt2 gene encoding palmitoyl-protein thioesterase 2 isoform X2: protein MQLMNVICKVMMTWNSYGYQLINILEHPGTKVYNCDLFSNWNSLEGAWNQVSQFRQYLEAVSKLHPDGIIVLGYSQGGLLARAAIQSMENHNVKVFISLSSPQAGQYGTSFLHLIFPDLAAKTAYELFYSRVGQHTSVGNYWNDPHKQDLYFKYSVFLPYVNNEISSTNSTQFKKALTRLDKLVLIGGPNDGVITPWESSHFGYYNDKMDVIPLNKRKIYTSDDIGLKMLADHGKLVIVVKPFVHHLTWHRNKQVIREVIMPHLT from the exons ATGCAATTAATGAATGTTATTTGTAAGGTCATGATGACTTGGAACTCTTACGGTTAccaattgataaacattttg GAACATCCCGGAACTAAGGTATACAATTGCGATCTCTTTAGTAATTGGAATAGTTTGGAAGGAGCCTGGAATCAAGTTTCTCAGTTTCGTCAATATTTGGAAGCCGTCAGTAAATTACATCCAGATGGTATCATAGTTCTAG GTTATTCACAAGGAGGCTTGTTGGCCAGAGCCGCAATTCAATCAATGGAAAATCACAATGTGAAGGTATTTATATCACTATCTTCTCCCCAGGCGGGACAATATGGAA CAAGTTTTCTCCACTTGATATTTCCTGATTTGGCAGCAAAAACTGCATATGAGCTATTCTATTCAAGAGTTGGCCAGCATACTTCAGTGGGCAATTATTGGAATGATCCTCATAAACaagatttatattttaaatacagTGTATTTCTTCCTTACGTAAACAATGAGATAAGTTCAACGAATTCGACACAATTTAAAAAAGCTTTAACTCGGCTGGATAAGCTTGTACTTATTGGTGGTCCCAATGATGGTGTAATTACTCCATGGGAATCAAG TCATTTTGGCTACTATAATGATAAAATGGATGTTATACCATTAAACAAGCGCAAAATCTATACCTCAGATGATATCGGTTTAAAAATGTTGGCCGACCATGGTAAACTTGTGATTGTGGTTAAGCCATTTGTTCATCACTTAACATGGCATAGAAATAAGCAAGTCATTCGGGAGGTTATAATGCCTCATttaacatga
- the Ppt2 gene encoding palmitoyl-protein thioesterase 2 isoform X1 codes for MKNSALFNCILQIIYFANVVFTYKPVVLLHGVLSGSESMASLQRFIETEHPGTKVYNCDLFSNWNSLEGAWNQVSQFRQYLEAVSKLHPDGIIVLGYSQGGLLARAAIQSMENHNVKVFISLSSPQAGQYGTSFLHLIFPDLAAKTAYELFYSRVGQHTSVGNYWNDPHKQDLYFKYSVFLPYVNNEISSTNSTQFKKALTRLDKLVLIGGPNDGVITPWESSHFGYYNDKMDVIPLNKRKIYTSDDIGLKMLADHGKLVIVVKPFVHHLTWHRNKQVIREVIMPHLT; via the exons ATGAAGAATTCTGCATTGTTTAATTGCATTctgcaaattatttattttgcaaatgtAGTGTTTACATACAAACCGGTGGTTTTGTTGCATGGAGTGTTATCGGGATCAGAATCAATGGCTTCGTTGCAACGATTTATAGAAACA GAACATCCCGGAACTAAGGTATACAATTGCGATCTCTTTAGTAATTGGAATAGTTTGGAAGGAGCCTGGAATCAAGTTTCTCAGTTTCGTCAATATTTGGAAGCCGTCAGTAAATTACATCCAGATGGTATCATAGTTCTAG GTTATTCACAAGGAGGCTTGTTGGCCAGAGCCGCAATTCAATCAATGGAAAATCACAATGTGAAGGTATTTATATCACTATCTTCTCCCCAGGCGGGACAATATGGAA CAAGTTTTCTCCACTTGATATTTCCTGATTTGGCAGCAAAAACTGCATATGAGCTATTCTATTCAAGAGTTGGCCAGCATACTTCAGTGGGCAATTATTGGAATGATCCTCATAAACaagatttatattttaaatacagTGTATTTCTTCCTTACGTAAACAATGAGATAAGTTCAACGAATTCGACACAATTTAAAAAAGCTTTAACTCGGCTGGATAAGCTTGTACTTATTGGTGGTCCCAATGATGGTGTAATTACTCCATGGGAATCAAG TCATTTTGGCTACTATAATGATAAAATGGATGTTATACCATTAAACAAGCGCAAAATCTATACCTCAGATGATATCGGTTTAAAAATGTTGGCCGACCATGGTAAACTTGTGATTGTGGTTAAGCCATTTGTTCATCACTTAACATGGCATAGAAATAAGCAAGTCATTCGGGAGGTTATAATGCCTCATttaacatga
- the LOC142239268 gene encoding uncharacterized protein LOC142239268, with protein sequence MASPKWSLFVAGLFIFISSCSVLYTLGGLFGLYDYDDDDTSDEKSEEKVGDTDNEQLKQFTREEIAEYTFELLSNIAILIAAVFMYVGLKKRLYKFIAPWLIISLSGVVGETVIMYFENDSKLETSIYFVLILFITVLWYPIYKQYKLIRYPKSIVSTNAPNTEMCYTATAYSHQTATAPVEV encoded by the exons ATGGCTTCTCCGAAGTGGTCTTTATTCGTAGCCGgacttttcattttcatttcgtcATGCTCCGTTCTCTATACCTTGGGTGGTTTATTTGGCCTATATGATTACGACGATGATGATACATCTGACGAGAAATCTGAGGAGAAAGTGGGCGATACCGATAATGAACAATTAAAACAGTTTACAC GTGAAGAAATAGCTGAATACACATTTGAATTACTTTCGAATATTGCTATCCTAATTGCTGCAGTGTTTATGTATGTGGGTCTAAAGAAG CGTCTTTATAAATTCATTGCTCCTTGGCTCATCATTTCCTTGTCAGGTGTCGTTGGTGAGACTGTTATCATGTATTTTGAAAATGACTCCAAATTGGAAACTAGTATCTATTTTGTTTTGATTC TGTTCATTACTGTCTTGTGGTATCCCATCTATAAACAATATAAACTAATTCGTTATCCAAAATCGATAGTTTCAACCAACGCACCCAATACCGAAATGTGCTATACCGCTACAGCATACTCTCACCAAACTGCTACTGCACCAGTAGAGGTTTAA
- the Ppt2 gene encoding palmitoyl-protein thioesterase 2 isoform X3 encodes MLFEHPGTKVYNCDLFSNWNSLEGAWNQVSQFRQYLEAVSKLHPDGIIVLGYSQGGLLARAAIQSMENHNVKVFISLSSPQAGQYGTSFLHLIFPDLAAKTAYELFYSRVGQHTSVGNYWNDPHKQDLYFKYSVFLPYVNNEISSTNSTQFKKALTRLDKLVLIGGPNDGVITPWESSHFGYYNDKMDVIPLNKRKIYTSDDIGLKMLADHGKLVIVVKPFVHHLTWHRNKQVIREVIMPHLT; translated from the exons ATGTTATTT GAACATCCCGGAACTAAGGTATACAATTGCGATCTCTTTAGTAATTGGAATAGTTTGGAAGGAGCCTGGAATCAAGTTTCTCAGTTTCGTCAATATTTGGAAGCCGTCAGTAAATTACATCCAGATGGTATCATAGTTCTAG GTTATTCACAAGGAGGCTTGTTGGCCAGAGCCGCAATTCAATCAATGGAAAATCACAATGTGAAGGTATTTATATCACTATCTTCTCCCCAGGCGGGACAATATGGAA CAAGTTTTCTCCACTTGATATTTCCTGATTTGGCAGCAAAAACTGCATATGAGCTATTCTATTCAAGAGTTGGCCAGCATACTTCAGTGGGCAATTATTGGAATGATCCTCATAAACaagatttatattttaaatacagTGTATTTCTTCCTTACGTAAACAATGAGATAAGTTCAACGAATTCGACACAATTTAAAAAAGCTTTAACTCGGCTGGATAAGCTTGTACTTATTGGTGGTCCCAATGATGGTGTAATTACTCCATGGGAATCAAG TCATTTTGGCTACTATAATGATAAAATGGATGTTATACCATTAAACAAGCGCAAAATCTATACCTCAGATGATATCGGTTTAAAAATGTTGGCCGACCATGGTAAACTTGTGATTGTGGTTAAGCCATTTGTTCATCACTTAACATGGCATAGAAATAAGCAAGTCATTCGGGAGGTTATAATGCCTCATttaacatga